From a region of the Corallococcus coralloides DSM 2259 genome:
- a CDS encoding serine hydrolase produces MRRSLSRLMLAAILFGPGGAALAAEGTKKPATQWLASPAQAARAARVEAGLAPVVIEGEKPQSLTLPQWMALYRIPGLSIAVFDKHAIVWARTYGVKEAGGSEPVTLETLFQAGSISKPVTALAALHFVEAGKWSLDENINDRLRSWKVPENDFTKEQKVTLRRLLSHSAGTTVHGFPGYAIDAPMPTLVQVLEGVAPANTSPVRVDLVPGTKTRYSGGGTSIVQLMMVDQLQKPFPQVMRETVLKPLSMSSSSYEQPLPPALAARTATGTYASGKSVAGRWHVYPEMAAAGLWTTPSDLARVALEVSSASAGKSKRVLSQAMTKQMLTLQSERFGLGFQVKPGTSRFWHGGADEGFQAVFMALGDTGSGVVVMANSDNGFLLFDRIIASVEAEYAWTAFKPEPVSPSAQVDVLMRLKGVDTALAWYTAKHREGMKGLESGDLTQLGYRLLGDGKGAEAVRVFEANVKLFPTDANAYDSLGEAQLQLGQKEEAIASYRKSLALDAGNANAVKVLGKLGVPTGK; encoded by the coding sequence ATGCGCCGTTCCCTGTCCCGCCTCATGCTCGCGGCCATCCTGTTTGGCCCGGGAGGTGCGGCCCTCGCGGCGGAGGGGACGAAGAAGCCCGCCACTCAGTGGTTGGCCAGCCCTGCTCAGGCGGCCCGCGCGGCGCGAGTGGAGGCGGGCCTGGCCCCGGTCGTCATCGAAGGCGAGAAGCCCCAGAGCCTGACGCTCCCGCAGTGGATGGCGCTGTACCGGATCCCCGGGCTGAGCATCGCCGTCTTCGACAAGCACGCCATCGTCTGGGCCAGGACCTATGGCGTGAAGGAGGCGGGGGGCTCCGAACCCGTCACCCTGGAGACGCTGTTCCAGGCGGGCTCCATCAGCAAGCCGGTGACGGCCCTGGCGGCGCTGCACTTCGTCGAGGCCGGCAAGTGGTCGCTCGACGAGAACATCAACGACAGGCTGCGCTCGTGGAAGGTCCCCGAGAACGACTTCACGAAGGAGCAGAAGGTCACCCTGCGCCGGCTGCTCAGCCATAGCGCGGGGACGACCGTGCATGGCTTCCCCGGGTACGCCATCGACGCGCCCATGCCCACGCTGGTGCAGGTGCTGGAGGGCGTGGCGCCCGCGAACACCTCCCCGGTGCGCGTCGACCTCGTCCCCGGTACGAAGACGCGCTACAGCGGCGGTGGCACGTCCATCGTCCAGCTGATGATGGTGGATCAGCTCCAGAAGCCGTTCCCCCAGGTCATGCGCGAAACGGTGCTGAAGCCGCTCAGCATGAGCAGCAGCTCCTACGAGCAGCCCCTGCCTCCGGCCCTCGCCGCCAGGACGGCGACCGGAACGTACGCCAGCGGGAAGAGCGTCGCGGGCCGCTGGCACGTGTACCCGGAGATGGCCGCGGCCGGACTGTGGACCACGCCGTCCGACCTCGCGCGGGTCGCCCTCGAGGTGTCCAGCGCGAGTGCGGGGAAGTCCAAGCGCGTGCTGTCGCAAGCGATGACGAAGCAGATGCTGACGCTGCAATCGGAGCGGTTCGGGCTGGGCTTCCAGGTGAAGCCCGGCACCAGCCGCTTCTGGCACGGAGGCGCGGACGAAGGTTTCCAGGCCGTGTTCATGGCCCTCGGTGACACGGGCAGCGGAGTGGTCGTCATGGCCAACTCCGACAACGGCTTCCTCCTCTTCGACCGCATCATCGCCAGCGTGGAGGCAGAGTATGCCTGGACCGCGTTCAAGCCCGAGCCCGTGTCGCCGTCCGCCCAGGTGGATGTGCTCATGCGGCTCAAGGGCGTCGACACCGCGCTCGCCTGGTACACCGCGAAGCATCGCGAGGGCATGAAGGGCCTGGAATCGGGAGACCTGACCCAGCTCGGCTACCGGTTGCTGGGAGACGGCAAGGGCGCGGAGGCGGTGCGGGTGTTCGAAGCGAACGTGAAGCTCTTCCCGACGGACGCGAATGCCTACGACAGCCTGGGCGAGGCACAGCTCCAACTGGGACAGAAGGAAGAGGCCATCGCGAGCTATAGGAAGTCACTCGCGCTGGACGCGGGCAATGCCAATGCGGTGAAGGTCCTCGGGAAGCTTGGCGTGCCCACCGGGAAGTGA
- a CDS encoding Kelch repeat-containing protein — protein MTRSFASTFSSIVLLLTSAACGPGPSDDAAPTGPSSAIEVGTERQALASWSSAAPMSTARFDHSATVLPSGKVLVAGGDPGTSTYLASAALYNPATNTWASTGSMTQARSAHVAVLLSSGKVLVIGGTFGSTTTAELYDPATGTWTATGSLATVRTNFTATLLSSGQVLVTGGRGNGGVYLTSCELYDPATGTWSTTGSLAAGRMDHSAVLLANGQVLVSGGLYMVFTSLYRLDSAELYDPATGTWSTTGSLATGRSEHLSLLLPSGDALIIGGLAGSGRLTSYYSVSAAESFSAGTMSSAGTMSSPRHGHAAAVLPSGAVLVAGGLNKIGGSSTTQYLSSASLYDPATGTWSATASMLAVRNHFTLSPLSSGKVLAVGGTNSSGLGLASTELYTP, from the coding sequence ATGACGCGTTCCTTCGCATCCACCTTCTCATCCATCGTGTTGCTGCTCACCAGCGCGGCCTGCGGCCCCGGCCCGTCCGACGACGCGGCGCCGACGGGGCCCTCCTCCGCCATCGAGGTGGGCACCGAGCGCCAGGCACTCGCCAGCTGGAGCTCCGCCGCTCCGATGTCCACGGCCCGCTTCGACCACAGCGCCACCGTCCTGCCGTCGGGCAAGGTGCTGGTGGCCGGCGGCGACCCGGGCACGAGCACCTACCTTGCCAGCGCGGCGCTCTATAACCCGGCCACCAACACCTGGGCCTCCACGGGGAGCATGACGCAGGCCCGCTCGGCTCACGTCGCCGTCCTGCTGTCGTCGGGCAAGGTGCTCGTCATCGGCGGCACCTTCGGCAGCACCACCACCGCGGAGCTGTACGACCCGGCCACGGGGACGTGGACCGCCACCGGCAGCCTCGCCACGGTCCGCACCAACTTCACCGCGACCCTGCTGTCCTCGGGACAGGTCCTCGTCACGGGCGGTCGTGGCAATGGTGGCGTCTACCTGACCAGCTGCGAGCTGTACGACCCGGCCACGGGCACCTGGTCCACCACGGGCAGCCTCGCCGCGGGCCGCATGGACCACTCCGCCGTGCTGCTCGCCAACGGGCAGGTGCTCGTCAGCGGCGGCCTCTACATGGTCTTCACCTCCCTGTACCGGCTCGACAGCGCGGAGCTGTACGACCCGGCCACGGGCACCTGGTCCACGACGGGAAGCCTCGCCACGGGGCGCAGCGAGCACCTGTCGCTCCTGCTGCCCTCGGGCGATGCGCTGATCATCGGTGGACTGGCCGGCAGCGGCAGGCTCACCAGCTACTACTCGGTCTCCGCGGCCGAGTCGTTCAGCGCGGGCACGATGTCGTCCGCGGGCACGATGAGCAGCCCGCGCCACGGCCACGCCGCCGCCGTCCTGCCTTCGGGCGCCGTCCTGGTGGCGGGGGGCCTGAACAAGATTGGCGGCAGCAGCACGACGCAATACCTGTCCAGCGCGAGCCTGTACGACCCTGCCACCGGCACCTGGAGCGCCACGGCCAGCATGCTGGCGGTGCGCAACCACTTCACGCTCAGCCCCCTGTCGTCGGGCAAGGTGCTGGCGGTGGGCGGCACCAACAGCTCGGGCCTGGGGCTCGCCTCCACGGAGCTCTACACCCCGTGA
- a CDS encoding TolB family protein has product MRKQFLTLTVMTLAATSALAADRLNPADLRRVTKARESLVPAVAKEFGPKARFIHLFGQGQGMLAGVVAEIPAEPLGTDELPLLAIVRYDESTGAVRVVAREFKYREARSVGTDVALLEGDGTLRVRDAHGQDRLLARGVGGDLFPTAKGDALVATLLMNSEGPHETAVGLIDLQGRVKVLADGPGVDATPSISPDGRTVVFVSGRTSVASFYVTNVEGAPARQLTNVGLENWMLFGGPPKEFVPPPVSTHHMEWLNEDVLRYNAGGGAFWKLNVRTGHAAPDVGGEP; this is encoded by the coding sequence ATGCGAAAGCAATTCCTGACACTCACAGTGATGACGCTTGCGGCCACCAGTGCCCTGGCAGCGGACCGCCTGAATCCGGCGGATCTGCGCCGTGTCACCAAGGCGCGTGAGTCCCTGGTCCCCGCCGTCGCGAAGGAGTTCGGCCCCAAGGCCCGGTTCATCCACCTCTTCGGCCAGGGCCAGGGAATGCTGGCGGGCGTCGTCGCGGAGATTCCCGCGGAGCCGCTGGGCACGGACGAGCTGCCACTCCTGGCCATCGTCCGGTACGACGAATCCACCGGCGCGGTGCGCGTGGTGGCCCGCGAGTTCAAGTACCGCGAAGCCCGCTCAGTCGGGACGGACGTGGCGCTGCTGGAAGGTGACGGCACCCTGCGCGTGCGCGACGCCCATGGCCAGGACCGGCTGCTCGCGCGGGGCGTGGGCGGGGACCTGTTCCCCACGGCGAAGGGAGACGCGCTGGTGGCCACGCTGCTGATGAATAGCGAGGGGCCGCATGAAACCGCCGTGGGCCTCATCGACCTCCAGGGCCGCGTGAAGGTCCTGGCGGATGGCCCTGGCGTGGACGCGACGCCCAGCATCTCCCCCGATGGCAGGACCGTGGTGTTCGTGTCCGGCCGGACCAGCGTGGCGTCGTTCTACGTGACGAACGTGGAGGGCGCACCAGCCCGGCAGCTCACCAACGTCGGCCTGGAGAACTGGATGCTGTTCGGAGGCCCACCCAAGGAGTTCGTGCCCCCACCCGTCTCCACCCACCACATGGAGTGGCTGAACGAGGACGTGCTTCGCTACAACGCCGGCGGCGGTGCGTTCTGGAAGCTCAATGTGCGCACCGGCCACGCGGCTCCGGATGTGGGAGGTGAGCCGTGA
- a CDS encoding amidohydrolase family protein, whose protein sequence is MGDRWLLRGAEIITCDPEQADLPRGDVLVEDGRILAMGPQLHGGDCRVVDLRGKLLLPGLIDAHRHTWQTPLRALGADWTVMDYLAAVRVKLSPAFQPEDLHAANLAGALEALDAGITTLVDYSHCVESPAHADAALTALEDSGIRALFAYGYAAGPQESTALPTPASRRQDARRLRSTRLASDSGLVRMGVALTEMQVPWEQSRAEILSARELGVPITAHCSAWPVSGPSEVRRMADEGLLGPDVLFVHCTWSSDEDLRRIADSGGAVAVTPETELQMGMGFPVTGRALRAGVRTTLGCDVVSSNGGDLFTAMRLALQVERARAHEKDGLSRVLALKAARMLPMVTLDAAEALGLGRVTGSLRPGKDADLIVLSADALNLTPLNRPRDAVVLQAHVGNVESVMVRGRWAKFQGALVDVDLATVRRRVIEARDAVLARAGGPDALLGERADLSAHWDMGGAGGTKDA, encoded by the coding sequence ATGGGCGACCGATGGCTGCTGCGTGGGGCGGAGATCATCACCTGCGATCCCGAACAGGCGGACCTGCCGCGAGGTGACGTCCTGGTGGAGGACGGGCGCATCCTCGCGATGGGTCCCCAGTTGCATGGCGGGGACTGTCGCGTCGTCGACCTGCGCGGGAAGCTGCTTCTGCCCGGCCTCATCGATGCGCACCGGCACACGTGGCAGACGCCGCTGCGCGCCCTAGGGGCGGACTGGACGGTGATGGACTACCTGGCGGCGGTGCGCGTGAAGCTGTCGCCCGCGTTCCAGCCAGAAGACCTGCATGCCGCCAACCTGGCCGGGGCGCTGGAGGCCCTGGACGCGGGCATCACCACGCTCGTGGACTATTCGCACTGCGTGGAGTCCCCCGCGCACGCGGACGCCGCGCTCACGGCGCTGGAGGACTCCGGCATCCGGGCCCTCTTCGCCTACGGCTACGCGGCGGGTCCCCAGGAGAGCACCGCCCTGCCGACCCCCGCGAGCCGGAGGCAGGACGCCCGACGCCTGCGCTCCACCCGGCTGGCCTCCGACAGCGGGCTGGTCCGCATGGGCGTCGCGCTGACGGAGATGCAGGTTCCCTGGGAGCAGAGCCGGGCGGAAATCCTCTCCGCGCGCGAGCTGGGCGTCCCCATCACCGCCCACTGCTCCGCGTGGCCCGTGTCGGGCCCGAGCGAAGTGCGGCGGATGGCGGACGAAGGCCTGCTCGGTCCGGACGTGCTCTTCGTCCACTGCACGTGGAGCTCCGACGAGGACCTGCGGCGCATCGCCGACAGCGGCGGTGCCGTCGCGGTGACACCGGAGACGGAGCTTCAGATGGGCATGGGCTTCCCCGTCACCGGACGCGCGCTGCGCGCGGGGGTCCGGACGACGCTCGGCTGCGACGTCGTCTCCAGCAACGGCGGGGACCTGTTCACCGCGATGCGGCTGGCCCTCCAGGTGGAGCGGGCCCGGGCCCATGAGAAGGACGGGCTGTCCCGGGTCCTCGCGCTCAAGGCCGCTCGCATGCTGCCGATGGTGACGCTCGATGCCGCGGAGGCCCTGGGGCTGGGACGCGTGACGGGCTCGCTGCGGCCGGGCAAGGACGCGGACCTCATCGTCCTCTCCGCAGATGCGCTGAACCTGACGCCACTCAACCGTCCCCGCGACGCGGTGGTGCTCCAGGCGCATGTGGGCAACGTCGAATCGGTGATGGTGCGCGGACGGTGGGCGAAGTTCCAGGGCGCCCTGGTGGACGTGGACCTGGCCACGGTCCGGCGCCGGGTCATCGAGGCCCGCGACGCGGTGCTCGCCCGGGCAGGAGGACCGGACGCACTCCTGGGCGAACGGGCGGACCTCTCCGCGCACTGGGACATGGGAGGCGCTGGCGGCACGAAGGACGCGTGA
- a CDS encoding alpha/beta hydrolase: MPLSLRVLPWLLLAMPAAAAAQHKPGDVVIERVAIKTESGSTGVYEVGTLFVPENRTRPGSRLIGVGFARIKAPHPTGAPPVFWLPGGPGLSVLGAFIDGDAATRTQGRLQHWLSFGAVGDLVVIEQRGYTRRGEMLEVLSEALPLEQPGSVRMETLAMRALARKAIAENPEKDLSGYDITEFAADVDDLRRALGYKKISLFGGSFGSQWSLAVMRLHPESIARAVLACVEPLNNGYDMPSHVFAALQRIAYDADRDAGLAPYLPSGGMMEAVRALRQRFAAAPVRVQVRDGAGQMRAVVLGAEDLQLALTSHTAEGEQWPAFILSLYHGHYEAWAREVIEQRQAGKTKLIGPLADSSLGTTAAREHQLRTDPAVEWLGTWNFESNIASASDWPTRDMGDALRVPVGSAIPVVFVSGDWDTSTPVENTLGLLPYFPNGHAILVHRAGHDGAFYQLREEPAVRKALYEFLKTGKRVGLPVEVTLPVPRFALPSFAPPARGEPSGRAGQ; the protein is encoded by the coding sequence ATGCCGCTGTCGCTGCGCGTGCTGCCATGGTTGTTGCTTGCAATGCCGGCGGCTGCCGCTGCCCAGCACAAGCCAGGTGACGTCGTCATCGAGCGTGTCGCCATCAAGACGGAGTCGGGCTCCACCGGGGTCTACGAGGTCGGCACGCTGTTCGTGCCCGAGAACCGAACAAGACCCGGGAGCCGCCTCATCGGCGTTGGTTTTGCCCGCATCAAGGCGCCCCATCCCACTGGAGCGCCTCCGGTGTTCTGGCTGCCAGGAGGTCCCGGCCTGAGCGTGCTCGGCGCATTCATTGACGGCGACGCGGCCACCCGAACACAAGGTCGCCTGCAGCACTGGTTGAGCTTCGGCGCGGTGGGCGACCTGGTCGTGATCGAACAGCGCGGCTATACGCGCCGCGGAGAAATGCTCGAAGTGCTGAGCGAAGCCCTGCCCCTGGAACAACCCGGTTCGGTGCGCATGGAGACATTGGCCATGCGCGCACTGGCCAGAAAAGCCATTGCGGAGAACCCCGAAAAGGACCTGTCCGGTTATGACATCACCGAGTTCGCCGCCGACGTGGATGACCTGCGCCGCGCGCTCGGCTACAAGAAAATCAGCTTGTTCGGCGGCAGCTTTGGCTCGCAATGGAGTTTGGCGGTGATGCGGCTCCACCCCGAGAGTATCGCGCGTGCCGTGCTTGCGTGTGTGGAGCCATTGAATAACGGCTATGACATGCCATCGCACGTGTTCGCGGCACTGCAGCGAATCGCCTACGACGCCGACCGCGATGCGGGGCTCGCGCCCTATCTGCCATCGGGCGGAATGATGGAGGCGGTCCGAGCCCTCCGTCAGCGCTTCGCGGCAGCACCGGTCCGAGTCCAGGTCCGCGACGGCGCCGGCCAGATGCGGGCCGTCGTGTTGGGAGCGGAAGACCTTCAACTGGCATTGACTTCACATACGGCGGAGGGCGAGCAATGGCCGGCCTTCATCCTGTCGCTCTATCATGGGCATTACGAGGCCTGGGCGCGCGAGGTCATCGAGCAGCGTCAGGCGGGCAAGACGAAGCTGATTGGCCCCCTGGCCGACAGCAGCCTGGGCACCACCGCCGCGCGTGAGCATCAGCTGCGGACCGACCCGGCCGTCGAGTGGCTGGGGACCTGGAACTTCGAGTCGAACATCGCCTCCGCGTCCGATTGGCCCACCCGAGACATGGGCGACGCATTGAGGGTGCCGGTCGGGAGTGCGATTCCGGTCGTGTTCGTGAGCGGCGACTGGGATACCTCGACGCCTGTCGAGAACACCCTCGGCCTGCTGCCGTATTTTCCGAACGGCCACGCCATCCTCGTCCACCGAGCCGGCCACGATGGCGCGTTCTACCAACTCCGCGAGGAACCGGCCGTGAGGAAGGCGCTCTACGAGTTCCTCAAGACGGGCAAGCGGGTCGGCCTCCCGGTCGAGGTGACACTGCCAGTCCCCAGGTTCGCCTTGCCGTCGTTCGCGCCACCCGCGCGCGGCGAGCCATCCGGACGCGCGGGCCAGTAG
- a CDS encoding 4-fold beta flower protein, whose protein sequence is MTPLFSKNSELVGWMKSGEHIFDTGMRWVAFIRNGHAWSAQGVRWLGPVDGKTCLDTYGQPVAWSPGHPIRGQATPPTPPTPPTPPTPPTPPTPPTPPTPPTPPTPAGGWSWRAFQAWLAG, encoded by the coding sequence ATGACTCCACTTTTTTCGAAGAACAGCGAGCTTGTTGGTTGGATGAAGAGTGGTGAGCATATCTTCGATACAGGCATGCGGTGGGTCGCCTTCATTAGAAATGGACATGCTTGGTCTGCCCAGGGTGTTCGTTGGCTCGGTCCGGTCGACGGGAAGACCTGCCTTGACACATACGGCCAGCCTGTTGCGTGGAGCCCAGGTCATCCAATCCGCGGACAGGCGACTCCTCCAACACCGCCAACACCGCCAACACCACCCACTCCGCCAACACCACCCACTCCGCCAACACCACCCACTCCACCAACGCCTCCGACTCCAGCAGGAGGGTGGTCGTGGCGAGCTTTCCAGGCATGGCTTGCTGGCTGA
- a CDS encoding M23 family metallopeptidase has protein sequence MKSLTLALAFALLAFPAVSSAQTMFRFPASQLADQCGNGGCVVSAYKDYGGRDYACGGVRYSGHTGIDYALVGGFSKMDYGVWAMNAARGYVEASVDGYFDRCNYWDQANPYAACGLYTANYIIMRHPDNTQTKYWHLKAYTQQFARGTTLACGNWIARVGSSGASTGPHLHFEYWVPGYGTDDPYAGSCGTPYTRWTAQGAYRGLPGITCQ, from the coding sequence GTGAAGTCCCTGACCCTTGCGCTGGCCTTCGCGCTGCTGGCCTTCCCGGCGGTGTCCTCCGCCCAGACGATGTTCCGCTTCCCCGCCTCACAGCTCGCGGACCAGTGCGGCAACGGCGGCTGCGTGGTGAGCGCGTACAAGGACTATGGCGGCCGGGACTACGCCTGCGGCGGCGTGCGCTACAGCGGCCACACGGGCATCGACTACGCGCTGGTCGGCGGGTTCAGCAAGATGGACTACGGCGTCTGGGCCATGAACGCCGCCCGGGGCTACGTCGAGGCGTCCGTGGATGGCTATTTCGACCGGTGCAACTACTGGGACCAGGCCAACCCCTACGCCGCCTGCGGCCTCTACACGGCCAACTACATCATCATGCGACACCCGGACAACACGCAGACCAAGTACTGGCACCTGAAGGCATACACCCAGCAGTTCGCGCGGGGCACGACCCTCGCCTGCGGAAACTGGATCGCCCGGGTGGGCTCGTCCGGCGCCTCCACCGGCCCGCACCTGCACTTCGAGTACTGGGTCCCCGGCTACGGCACGGATGACCCCTATGCGGGCTCCTGCGGAACGCCCTACACGCGGTGGACCGCCCAGGGCGCCTACCGCGGCCTCCCCGGCATCACCTGCCAGTAA
- a CDS encoding TetR/AcrR family transcriptional regulator, with amino-acid sequence MVQTAVALVREQGLRQLSMRTLAERLRVTPMALYKHVANRDALVLLCAEAILQTLVLPSEQQDPVAWLRLLAGRLRAVGLAHPGLMEFLLEQGPVVHTALVILDRTVSGLHAAGIPWKEAGALHNTFFSWLAGAIRRQEPWDVGAPGTPPPFERFFAAAQSLPARDYPGLAHSVPHMRATDVEREFEQSLGFMLEGIQRRIDARQGPSRKRPRCRLR; translated from the coding sequence GTGGTCCAGACCGCCGTCGCGCTCGTCCGGGAACAGGGATTGCGACAGCTCTCCATGCGGACGCTGGCCGAACGGCTCCGGGTCACGCCCATGGCGCTCTACAAGCACGTCGCGAACCGGGATGCGCTCGTGCTCCTGTGCGCCGAGGCCATCCTCCAGACCCTGGTGTTGCCCTCGGAGCAACAGGATCCGGTGGCGTGGCTCCGGCTGCTCGCGGGCCGTCTGCGCGCCGTGGGGCTGGCACACCCGGGGCTGATGGAGTTCCTGCTGGAGCAAGGCCCTGTCGTCCACACGGCGCTCGTCATCCTCGACCGGACCGTGAGCGGACTTCACGCCGCTGGCATCCCGTGGAAGGAGGCGGGGGCGCTGCACAACACGTTCTTCTCCTGGCTGGCCGGAGCCATCCGCCGGCAGGAGCCGTGGGACGTGGGGGCACCGGGGACGCCGCCGCCGTTCGAGCGGTTCTTCGCGGCTGCCCAGTCGCTTCCCGCCAGGGACTACCCGGGGCTTGCCCACAGCGTGCCGCACATGCGGGCCACCGACGTGGAGCGGGAGTTCGAGCAGAGCCTCGGCTTCATGCTGGAGGGCATCCAGCGGCGCATCGACGCACGGCAGGGCCCCTCGCGAAAGCGCCCCCGCTGTCGCCTGCGCTGA
- a CDS encoding serine/threonine protein kinase, with amino-acid sequence MAHPSNPPLSSGVVLFTQGDTSYEFFRDLGAGRLGERVLLAFVRTPQGLGDCVVLKCIPLPQGEELSEGFLLTRTRLEEEVLLARHLQHPRIARVHGLVEMPHGLCVVMENLEGLSLNTLLSVAQARGRYFSESFILYVGAEVSAALDYAHTRTDEAGLALGIVNRDVNPGRIRLGPRGEVRMTDFGVALSRLTGRVATSFPRPQGEVLYAAPEALMGDEVDARTDLFSLGLTLLEFATGRHLYDPGHLLADRVEARLSREEREKVLAASVASLGLTLPPFAEDIIRCAMSYRSVDVERAAQGLSVPLRDILHTLLRPEPSERFATASELEGLLRARLAQLPPYSEEDAVREVQQALVEAENQLWDIDVPDDEGGIAVPLLITPNPDEIPTVPANRGEARTRASTTRHPDEVTTVPRGI; translated from the coding sequence GCGCGGGACGACTGGGAGAGCGCGTCCTGCTCGCCTTCGTCCGGACGCCCCAAGGGCTGGGCGACTGCGTGGTGCTCAAGTGCATTCCCCTGCCGCAAGGGGAAGAGCTGTCCGAAGGCTTCCTACTGACGCGGACGCGGTTGGAGGAGGAGGTGCTGCTCGCGCGCCACCTTCAGCACCCGCGAATCGCGCGCGTCCATGGGCTGGTCGAAATGCCGCATGGGCTGTGCGTGGTGATGGAGAACTTGGAGGGGCTATCCCTCAACACGCTTCTGTCGGTGGCCCAGGCGCGCGGGCGCTACTTCTCCGAGTCCTTCATCCTCTACGTAGGTGCGGAGGTCTCGGCGGCGCTGGACTACGCGCACACGCGCACGGATGAAGCGGGCCTGGCACTGGGCATCGTCAACCGCGACGTCAACCCGGGCCGCATCCGCCTGGGGCCACGCGGCGAGGTGCGGATGACGGACTTCGGCGTGGCCCTCTCCCGGTTAACGGGCCGCGTGGCGACGTCCTTCCCCCGGCCCCAAGGTGAAGTCCTCTATGCCGCGCCCGAAGCGTTGATGGGCGATGAGGTGGATGCACGGACGGACCTCTTCTCCCTGGGGCTGACGCTGCTGGAGTTCGCCACGGGGCGGCACCTCTACGACCCGGGCCACCTGCTCGCGGATAGGGTGGAGGCGCGGTTGTCGCGGGAGGAGCGGGAGAAGGTGCTGGCGGCGTCGGTGGCGTCCCTAGGGCTGACGCTGCCGCCCTTCGCGGAGGACATCATCCGGTGTGCTATGTCCTACCGCTCCGTGGACGTGGAGCGCGCGGCGCAAGGGCTGTCCGTGCCGCTGCGCGACATCCTCCACACGCTGCTACGTCCCGAGCCCTCGGAGCGCTTCGCCACGGCATCGGAGCTGGAGGGGCTCTTGCGCGCGAGGCTGGCGCAGTTGCCGCCCTACTCAGAGGAGGACGCGGTGAGGGAGGTCCAGCAAGCCCTCGTGGAAGCGGAGAACCAGCTCTGGGACATCGACGTGCCGGACGATGAGGGCGGAATTGCCGTGCCCCTTCTCATCACCCCCAACCCGGACGAGATTCCGACCGTGCCAGCGAATCGTGGGGAAGCACGGACGCGAGCCTCGACGACGCGCCATCCTGACGAGGTGACGACAGTGCCCAGGGGCATCTGA